The Streptomyces sp. NBC_01268 genome window below encodes:
- a CDS encoding SDR family oxidoreductase, which produces MDSTVGAPQDVIPARLLHGQKALVTGANSGIGKATAIGLGRAGADVVVNYVAGREAAEEVVAEIASFGVRAAAYEADVSQEDQVVAMMDRMVREFGTIDVLVANAGLQRDARLTEMTLAQWQKVIDVNLTGQFLCAREATKEFRRRGVVPEVSRSAGKIICMSSVHQIIPWSGHVNYASSKGGVQMMMQTLAQELAPEKIRVNAVAPGAIRTPINRAAWETQEAREDLLRLIPYDRIGDPEDIANAVVALASDLMDYVVGTTLYVDGGMTLFPGFATGG; this is translated from the coding sequence ATGGATTCCACTGTGGGGGCACCTCAGGATGTGATCCCGGCGCGTTTGCTGCACGGCCAGAAGGCTCTGGTCACCGGGGCCAATTCGGGCATCGGCAAGGCCACGGCCATCGGTCTGGGCCGAGCCGGTGCCGACGTGGTCGTGAACTACGTGGCGGGGCGCGAGGCCGCCGAGGAGGTGGTCGCGGAGATCGCCTCGTTCGGGGTCCGCGCCGCGGCGTACGAGGCCGACGTGTCCCAGGAGGACCAGGTCGTCGCCATGATGGACCGCATGGTCCGGGAGTTCGGCACCATCGACGTCCTCGTGGCCAACGCGGGACTGCAGCGGGACGCCCGGCTCACGGAGATGACGCTCGCTCAGTGGCAGAAGGTCATCGACGTCAATCTCACCGGTCAGTTCCTCTGCGCCCGGGAGGCGACCAAGGAGTTCCGGCGCCGGGGCGTGGTCCCCGAGGTGTCCCGCTCCGCCGGGAAGATCATCTGCATGAGTTCCGTGCACCAGATCATCCCCTGGTCGGGCCACGTCAACTACGCCTCCTCCAAGGGCGGCGTGCAGATGATGATGCAGACCCTGGCCCAGGAGCTCGCACCCGAGAAGATCCGCGTGAACGCGGTCGCCCCGGGAGCGATCAGGACGCCGATCAACCGCGCCGCCTGGGAGACGCAGGAAGCGCGGGAGGACCTCCTGCGGCTCATTCCGTACGACCGCATCGGTGACCCCGAGGACATCGCGAACGCCGTCGTCGCGCTCGCCTCCGACCTCATGGACTACGTGGTGGGAACCACCCTGTACGTCGACGGCGGCATGACCCTCTTCCCGGGATTCGCCACAGGCGGGTGA
- a CDS encoding cytochrome ubiquinol oxidase subunit I, protein MSTSLHLLADAPAQLLPARELMAFTLASHIILVPLGVAFPFITLVMHYRGLRHKDATALLLARRWSAVMAVQFALGIVTGTVLSFEFGLLWPGLMGRWGDVFGIGFGVEAWAFFLEAVLIAIYLYGWRRLKPRTHFLLGLPLPFAALLGAFGILAANSWMNTPQGFSLDSGGNPVDVNVWKAIFTPMFGPQYWHFVVAMVLTAGFMVAGVYAVGWLRGRRDRYHRLGFAVPFTIAAVAAPVQFVLGDSIARSVFHKQPVKFAAMEIVWKTDTRVPEYLFGRLNENGTVSGGIKIPLLDSVLAGFSPDTEVVGLTSVPADQRPTATQATIAHWAFDLMVLIGSVLVLLALWYGFVWLRHRRLPASTWFYRSAACAGVASVVAVECGWIATEVGRQPWIVYQNMRVAEAVTSTRSTSLWIMLGVVMAVYVFLFGSFLVILLKMRTRWRLADRQAAAGTGRPPEDDLPYGPRAPLPVGDAPPTGDGAGRPGGDRS, encoded by the coding sequence ATGTCCACGTCGCTCCACCTGCTGGCGGATGCCCCGGCCCAACTGCTGCCGGCCCGGGAACTCATGGCCTTCACTCTGGCCTCCCACATCATCCTGGTACCGCTCGGCGTCGCCTTCCCCTTCATCACCCTTGTCATGCACTACCGCGGACTGCGCCACAAGGACGCCACGGCACTGCTCCTGGCACGACGCTGGTCGGCCGTCATGGCGGTGCAGTTCGCGCTCGGCATCGTCACCGGCACGGTGCTCTCGTTCGAGTTCGGTCTGCTCTGGCCCGGCCTGATGGGGCGGTGGGGTGATGTCTTCGGCATCGGATTCGGCGTCGAGGCCTGGGCCTTCTTCCTGGAGGCCGTGCTCATCGCCATCTACCTGTACGGATGGCGGCGGCTGAAGCCGCGGACGCACTTCCTCCTGGGCCTGCCCCTGCCGTTCGCCGCGCTGCTCGGAGCGTTCGGCATCCTGGCCGCCAACTCCTGGATGAACACGCCACAGGGCTTCTCGCTCGACTCCGGTGGCAACCCGGTCGACGTGAACGTCTGGAAGGCGATCTTCACGCCGATGTTCGGACCGCAGTACTGGCACTTCGTCGTGGCGATGGTCCTCACCGCGGGCTTCATGGTGGCCGGGGTCTATGCCGTCGGCTGGCTGCGCGGCCGCCGGGACCGCTACCACCGGCTCGGCTTCGCCGTTCCGTTCACCATCGCCGCCGTCGCCGCCCCGGTGCAGTTCGTCCTCGGCGATTCCATCGCCCGGTCGGTGTTCCACAAGCAACCGGTGAAGTTCGCCGCGATGGAGATCGTCTGGAAGACCGACACCAGGGTGCCGGAGTACCTCTTCGGACGTCTGAACGAGAACGGCACCGTCTCGGGCGGCATCAAGATCCCCTTGCTCGACTCGGTGCTGGCCGGGTTCAGCCCGGACACCGAGGTGGTGGGACTGACGTCCGTACCGGCGGACCAACGCCCCACGGCCACACAGGCGACCATCGCCCACTGGGCCTTCGACCTCATGGTCCTGATCGGATCCGTGCTGGTGCTGCTCGCCCTCTGGTACGGGTTCGTCTGGTTGCGGCACCGCCGACTGCCCGCCTCGACCTGGTTCTACCGCTCGGCGGCCTGCGCGGGCGTCGCCTCCGTGGTGGCCGTCGAGTGCGGCTGGATCGCCACCGAGGTCGGACGCCAGCCCTGGATCGTGTACCAGAACATGCGGGTCGCCGAGGCGGTGACGTCGACCCGCTCCACCAGCCTGTGGATCATGCTCGGTGTGGTGATGGCGGTGTACGTGTTCCTCTTCGGCTCGTTCCTCGTCATCCTGCTGAAGATGCGCACCCGGTGGCGCCTCGCCGACCGGCAGGCCGCCGCAGGGACGGGCCGTCCGCCGGAGGACGACCTCCCCTACGGGCCGCGAGCCCCCCTTCCCGTGGGAGACGCCCCTCCCACCGGAGACGGAGCCGGGCGGCCCGGGGGTGACCGCTCGTGA